One genomic window of Methanomassiliicoccales archaeon includes the following:
- a CDS encoding P-II family nitrogen regulator, with translation MKKIEAIIRHEKLDEVKSSLDEAGIVGMTISEVMGRGRQKGFERQWRGMVYVADLVPKIKLEIIVDDKDVELAIDTILKSAWTGDTGDGKIFVTDVEEVIRVRTGERGRDAI, from the coding sequence ATGAAGAAAATCGAGGCTATCATAAGGCATGAGAAGCTGGATGAGGTGAAGAGCTCCCTCGATGAGGCAGGCATAGTGGGCATGACAATCTCCGAGGTCATGGGACGCGGCCGGCAGAAAGGTTTCGAACGCCAGTGGAGGGGCATGGTCTATGTAGCGGATCTTGTCCCCAAGATCAAGCTCGAGATCATTGTCGACGACAAGGACGTCGAGTTGGCGATCGATACCATCCTGAAATCCGCATGGACTGGGGACACCGGAGACGGCAAGATCTTCGTGACCGACGTCGAGGAGGTCATCAGAGTTCGCACCGGAGAGCGGGGAAGGGATGCGATATGA
- a CDS encoding MoaD/ThiS family protein, translating into MKRVKFKTVGHLAQMAGVKELDIEMEGSTIRDFLMEVFKQTDESYGKFVYPRGNLNDVVTILKNGKNITLLDGLDTELEDGDVVNVMHMNVGG; encoded by the coding sequence ATGAAAAGGGTGAAGTTCAAGACAGTAGGACATCTCGCCCAGATGGCTGGAGTCAAGGAGTTGGACATCGAGATGGAAGGCTCTACTATAAGGGATTTCCTGATGGAGGTGTTCAAGCAGACCGACGAAAGCTACGGCAAGTTCGTCTATCCCCGGGGCAACCTCAATGATGTGGTGACCATCCTGAAGAATGGCAAGAACATCACCCTCCTGGACGGCCTTGATACGGAGCTTGAGGATGGTGACGTGGTCAACGTCATGCACATGAACGTGGGCGGCTAG
- a CDS encoding pyridoxamine 5'-phosphate oxidase family protein: MLDNELMELITRLLREAEIMYLATKGADGHPQIRAMFNLRNEKQFPTLSFLNQDPDDITITVSTNTSSRKVEEIRNDPRISVYYCKPGESNGVQLSGTAEIVDDKEFKHRLWVDWWERYYPKGAEDPDYTVISMKPTLARGWATPRKFEVRLR, from the coding sequence ATGCTCGACAACGAGCTTATGGAATTGATAACTCGGCTTCTAAGGGAGGCCGAGATCATGTACCTCGCTACAAAAGGTGCAGACGGTCACCCTCAAATACGGGCGATGTTCAACCTACGGAACGAGAAGCAGTTCCCCACACTATCATTCCTCAATCAGGATCCCGATGATATTACCATTACAGTCTCAACCAACACCTCTTCCAGGAAGGTCGAGGAGATCAGAAATGATCCCAGGATTTCGGTATACTACTGCAAACCCGGAGAGTCCAACGGAGTACAGCTCAGCGGCACGGCTGAGATTGTGGATGATAAAGAATTCAAGCATCGTCTCTGGGTGGACTGGTGGGAAAGGTACTACCCTAAGGGAGCGGAGGACCCCGATTACACGGTCATATCAATGAAACCTACGCTCGCCAGGGGATGGGCGACTCCTCGCAAGTTCGAAGTGAGGTTGAGATGA
- a CDS encoding archaeosine biosynthesis radical SAM protein RaSEA, with the protein MGKKKDPKRNQRPEALWKEKDQIDGGTVDAMVLILRTSGCRWYRDGGCLMCGYHSASEEGIGIEDLRMQIDSSLERYDGEEMVKIYTSGSFLDTGEIPVGLRREVFEAFSESQRILFESRPEFVSINNLEGIEVGKAHVAIGLETSSDLVRETCVNKGFTFQDYEKAASLLLEKGIPLRTYLLLKPPFLSEREAIRDVISSIEDSSPYSESISINPVNVQRDTLVERLWRRGDYRPPWWWSLNEVLSKGLEASDARILSAPSGAGTPRGIHNCGDCEDKFIEAVRRFSFEQDLGVLRGLRCDCREEWETLIDVQDIMGTSVDVSRYLSSSKD; encoded by the coding sequence ATGGGAAAGAAGAAAGATCCCAAGAGGAATCAGAGGCCCGAGGCTCTCTGGAAAGAGAAGGATCAGATCGATGGTGGGACCGTGGATGCCATGGTCCTCATCTTGAGGACCTCAGGTTGCAGATGGTATCGTGATGGAGGCTGTCTGATGTGTGGATATCACTCTGCCAGCGAGGAGGGGATTGGCATCGAAGATCTCAGAATGCAGATTGACTCTTCGTTAGAGAGATATGATGGGGAAGAAATGGTAAAGATATACACCTCGGGAAGCTTTCTTGACACGGGGGAAATACCAGTCGGGTTGAGAAGGGAGGTCTTCGAGGCATTCTCGGAATCTCAAAGGATTCTCTTCGAAAGCAGACCTGAATTTGTAAGCATTAACAACCTGGAGGGAATTGAAGTGGGAAAGGCGCATGTCGCCATTGGACTGGAGACCTCCAGCGATCTCGTCAGGGAGACGTGCGTTAATAAAGGCTTCACATTTCAAGATTATGAGAAGGCAGCCTCGCTCCTACTCGAAAAGGGTATCCCACTCAGGACATACCTACTACTCAAACCTCCATTCCTTTCAGAAAGGGAGGCCATAAGGGACGTAATCTCATCGATAGAAGATTCATCCCCGTACTCGGAGAGCATTTCCATCAATCCCGTGAATGTTCAGAGAGATACATTGGTGGAGAGGCTCTGGCGAAGAGGTGACTATAGGCCGCCATGGTGGTGGTCATTGAATGAGGTTCTCTCCAAGGGTCTTGAAGCCAGCGATGCAAGGATCCTATCGGCGCCCAGCGGGGCAGGGACTCCCCGAGGGATTCACAACTGCGGAGACTGCGAGGATAAGTTTATTGAAGCGGTGCGGCGTTTTTCCTTCGAGCAGGACCTCGGAGTATTGCGGGGTCTGCGGTGCGACTGCAGAGAGGAATGGGAGACCCTCATAGATGTTCAGGACATCATGGGCACTTCTGTGGATGTCTCCCGCTACTTGAGCTCAAGTAAAGATTGA
- a CDS encoding ammonium transporter translates to MAADPSGAETIATEGEGIALDFIWILLCAFLVFSMHAGFAMLESGFSRSKNVTNVLMKNIMAFSVGTISFFVVGYVFLMGTDFAGFFGTDGFMLLGDFYDVNTLLLWFFMLVFAATSATIVSGAIAERTKFSTFIIVTVAITAVIYPIYGHWIWGGGWLSSANFLVDLGGGYGALDFAGSGVVHAVGGFIALAGCLIIGPRIGKYSSDGKPNPIPGHSMTLAVLGAFILWFGWFGFNAGSTLSAYELRISVIAVNTNMAAAAGAITAMGITWQKFGKPDIAMTVNGAIGGLVGITAGCAWVAPWASLVIGVAAGAIVCYAYWYLESKGVDDVVGAISVHAFGGIWGLIALGLFADGTYGNYTTEGPLVTGLLYGNPGFFVVQLISVLVVILWAFGLGLALFYTLKKTTGVRVEPVEEIEGLDLAEHGSLAYPEFVSMDLVVKRRR, encoded by the coding sequence ATGGCAGCCGATCCCTCGGGAGCGGAAACCATCGCCACGGAGGGAGAAGGAATTGCTCTCGACTTCATCTGGATACTGCTATGTGCTTTCTTGGTCTTCAGCATGCACGCCGGGTTCGCAATGTTGGAATCCGGATTCTCCAGATCGAAGAACGTGACCAATGTGCTTATGAAGAACATCATGGCCTTTTCTGTAGGCACTATCTCGTTCTTCGTCGTTGGATATGTCTTTCTAATGGGCACTGATTTCGCTGGCTTTTTCGGCACGGACGGATTCATGCTGCTAGGGGACTTCTACGATGTCAACACGTTGCTGCTGTGGTTCTTCATGCTTGTCTTCGCCGCTACCTCCGCCACAATCGTGAGTGGGGCTATCGCGGAGAGGACTAAATTCAGCACATTCATCATAGTAACTGTTGCGATTACCGCTGTCATCTATCCCATATACGGACATTGGATCTGGGGCGGTGGGTGGCTCTCTTCGGCAAATTTCCTTGTAGATCTGGGTGGCGGCTATGGGGCTCTCGATTTTGCGGGATCTGGTGTAGTCCACGCGGTGGGCGGTTTCATCGCCCTCGCGGGCTGTCTGATCATTGGTCCGAGGATAGGGAAGTACAGCTCTGACGGAAAACCAAATCCCATTCCAGGCCACAGCATGACCCTGGCAGTACTGGGTGCATTCATACTCTGGTTTGGATGGTTCGGATTCAACGCTGGGAGTACCCTCTCCGCATACGAGCTTAGGATATCAGTAATTGCAGTCAACACCAATATGGCGGCCGCAGCAGGCGCCATCACGGCAATGGGGATCACATGGCAGAAATTCGGCAAACCAGATATCGCCATGACCGTAAACGGTGCGATAGGTGGTCTTGTAGGAATAACCGCGGGTTGTGCTTGGGTAGCCCCCTGGGCTTCATTGGTCATTGGAGTGGCAGCCGGAGCAATCGTATGCTATGCATATTGGTATCTTGAGAGCAAAGGAGTGGATGATGTGGTGGGAGCCATCTCGGTGCACGCTTTCGGCGGAATCTGGGGGCTCATCGCCCTTGGCCTGTTCGCTGATGGCACCTATGGCAACTACACCACAGAGGGGCCTCTAGTTACCGGTCTTCTATACGGCAACCCCGGATTCTTCGTGGTCCAACTGATCAGCGTTTTGGTTGTCATATTGTGGGCGTTTGGACTCGGTCTGGCCTTATTCTATACGCTCAAGAAGACCACTGGTGTCAGGGTCGAGCCCGTGGAGGAAATTGAGGGTCTTGACCTTGCAGAGCACGGTTCTCTAGCATATCCAGAGTTCGTATCAATGGACCTTGTCGTCAAGAGGAGGCGGTAG
- a CDS encoding exopolyphosphatase: MLQSISSKLEKGRKLILIHGNADPDALGCAYAIAKAFPEGDIVAPGGLDRISKIITDKLGIEVGENADFSDYDLVVVVDTSSPDQLENLSDVPLGSVIIDHHARTEKWNGCVYYCDESKRSCAEIVLELVRIDGKELDRDVGLVLLAGMITDSGHFRYANQELLTTFAELLRENELEIDEVFALTDMEQVISERIAQLKGGQRLKFDRIGRYIVAISHGSSFESSVSKSLLSLGADVAFVGSQREDRFRVSARARQEMVRMGLHLGRMLEDIGFETSNDGGGHPGAAGLIGEGDVEAMLNMCMRRTMDFFRKIRDSEPIRN; encoded by the coding sequence ATGCTCCAGTCAATCTCTTCCAAGCTCGAAAAGGGCAGGAAGCTCATACTCATCCACGGAAATGCAGACCCCGATGCACTGGGATGTGCCTATGCTATCGCAAAGGCTTTCCCAGAAGGAGATATCGTGGCACCTGGTGGCCTGGACAGAATATCAAAGATCATCACTGACAAGCTAGGGATTGAAGTAGGTGAGAATGCAGATTTCTCTGATTATGATCTGGTTGTAGTCGTTGACACCTCATCCCCCGACCAGCTTGAGAATCTCAGCGATGTCCCTCTGGGTAGTGTAATAATAGATCATCATGCCCGTACCGAAAAGTGGAATGGTTGCGTCTATTACTGCGATGAATCGAAACGGAGCTGTGCAGAGATCGTTCTCGAGCTGGTCCGAATCGATGGAAAGGAACTGGATAGGGATGTTGGCCTAGTCTTACTCGCTGGAATGATCACCGATAGCGGTCACTTCAGGTACGCGAACCAAGAACTGTTGACCACCTTCGCCGAGTTATTGAGGGAAAACGAACTGGAGATCGACGAGGTATTCGCACTTACCGATATGGAGCAGGTCATATCAGAGAGGATAGCCCAGCTGAAGGGCGGTCAGAGACTCAAATTTGATAGGATAGGGCGATACATAGTGGCGATCTCCCATGGTTCATCCTTCGAAAGCTCCGTCTCAAAATCGCTGTTGTCACTTGGCGCAGACGTGGCGTTCGTAGGTTCCCAGCGCGAAGATCGGTTCAGAGTAAGCGCAAGGGCCAGGCAGGAGATGGTAAGGATGGGATTGCACCTTGGAAGAATGTTGGAGGATATCGGTTTCGAGACCTCCAACGATGGTGGAGGACATCCCGGAGCTGCTGGTCTTATCGGGGAAGGTGATGTTGAAGCAATGCTCAACATGTGCATGAGGCGCACGATGGACTTCTTTAGAAAGATCAGAGATTCAGAACCTATCAGGAATTGA
- a CDS encoding MarR family transcriptional regulator, producing the protein MPSQGGFLLSKAHQLSGRVFNHLLVERGIPINSGQGRILFVLLKEDDIPIQQLAERASLSPSTLTSMLDRMEEDGLVMRRRSHGDRRAVLLSLGDKAQNLRRDYMDVSKDMTELFYEGFSMEERNELEEYLIRIIQNLEAVERSW; encoded by the coding sequence ATGCCAAGTCAGGGAGGCTTCCTACTCTCAAAGGCACACCAGTTATCGGGAAGGGTATTCAATCACCTGTTGGTGGAGAGGGGGATCCCAATCAATTCTGGGCAAGGAAGGATACTATTTGTGCTTCTGAAGGAAGATGACATACCAATACAGCAACTCGCGGAGAGGGCTTCTCTCAGCCCTTCTACACTGACCAGCATGCTAGATCGGATGGAGGAGGACGGTCTGGTGATGAGACGAAGATCACATGGCGATCGTAGGGCAGTACTCCTATCTCTTGGAGACAAGGCACAGAACCTCAGACGTGACTATATGGATGTATCGAAGGATATGACCGAATTATTCTATGAGGGGTTCTCCATGGAGGAAAGGAATGAATTGGAAGAGTATCTCATTCGGATAATTCAGAACCTCGAAGCAGTGGAGAGATCTTGGTAG
- the glnA gene encoding type I glutamate--ammonia ligase translates to MVRKSLLRSKKEAKSKDPKDLKKEAKRRDKDDPFTRFISGEIKMVDFKFTDLPGGLQHITIPAERFNPEVLAEGIGFDGSSIRGFAEIQESDMQLVPDRTTAFVDPVCKLPTLSFLCNVFDPVTKERFWNDPRYIAQKAEEYLVSSGIADTVNMGPEAEFFIFDSVRFDQNEHSSYYFVDSDEGIWNSGSDDGPNLAHRPRYKGGYFPVPPTDSLNDIRSEAMLKMAEVGIETEVHHHEVATAGQGEIGIKYSTLTKAADNIILYKYIVKNTALEFGKTVTFMPKPLFGDNGTGMHVHISLAKEGDNLFYGSEGYAQLSISAMHFMGGLLEHAASVLAFTNPTTNSYRRLVPGFEAPVNLVYSQRNRSAAIRIPVVSSPKAKRMEFRPPDPSSNPYLAFAAILMAGLDGVKRRIDPGDPMDVDIFELPRDKIANIRTVPGSLEKVLEALESDHEYLLKGGVFTKGLIETWIEYKRKRENDPMRLRPHPYEFYLYFDV, encoded by the coding sequence ATGGTCAGAAAAAGCCTTCTGAGATCAAAGAAGGAGGCAAAGTCAAAAGACCCGAAGGACCTCAAGAAGGAAGCGAAGCGGAGGGATAAGGATGATCCCTTCACCCGCTTCATATCCGGAGAGATCAAGATGGTGGACTTCAAGTTCACCGACCTCCCTGGAGGCCTGCAGCACATCACCATCCCTGCCGAGCGGTTCAACCCAGAAGTGCTTGCTGAGGGGATAGGTTTCGATGGTTCCAGCATCAGGGGGTTTGCGGAGATACAGGAGAGCGACATGCAGCTCGTCCCCGATCGAACGACGGCTTTCGTCGATCCCGTCTGTAAGCTCCCAACCCTTTCATTTCTATGCAACGTGTTCGATCCCGTCACAAAGGAAAGGTTCTGGAACGACCCGAGGTACATCGCCCAGAAAGCTGAGGAATATTTGGTATCCTCGGGAATCGCAGACACTGTGAATATGGGGCCAGAGGCAGAGTTCTTCATCTTCGACTCGGTAAGGTTCGACCAGAACGAGCACAGCAGCTATTACTTCGTGGATTCGGATGAGGGTATATGGAACTCTGGTTCTGACGACGGCCCTAACCTGGCCCACAGACCTAGGTACAAGGGTGGATACTTCCCCGTCCCACCCACCGACTCACTCAATGATATCAGGTCCGAGGCGATGCTGAAGATGGCTGAGGTTGGGATCGAGACAGAGGTGCACCACCACGAGGTCGCAACTGCGGGACAGGGAGAGATCGGCATCAAGTACTCGACCCTAACCAAAGCCGCTGACAACATAATACTCTACAAGTACATCGTGAAGAACACTGCACTGGAATTCGGGAAAACGGTGACATTCATGCCAAAGCCCCTTTTCGGGGACAACGGGACCGGGATGCACGTCCACATATCACTGGCCAAGGAAGGTGACAACCTCTTCTACGGATCAGAGGGATATGCGCAGCTTAGCATCAGTGCCATGCACTTCATGGGCGGTTTGCTTGAGCATGCGGCCTCAGTACTTGCGTTCACCAATCCGACCACGAACTCATATCGCAGACTCGTTCCAGGGTTCGAAGCCCCTGTCAACCTCGTGTACTCGCAGAGGAATAGGAGCGCAGCGATTAGAATTCCAGTCGTTTCTTCTCCCAAGGCCAAGAGGATGGAGTTCCGTCCCCCTGACCCATCCAGCAATCCATACCTAGCGTTTGCGGCCATTCTAATGGCTGGACTCGATGGCGTGAAGCGCAGGATAGATCCGGGTGACCCCATGGATGTCGATATATTCGAGCTCCCGAGGGACAAGATCGCCAACATCAGAACGGTGCCTGGATCACTTGAGAAAGTGCTTGAGGCGCTTGAGTCAGATCACGAATACCTGCTCAAAGGAGGGGTATTCACCAAGGGGCTGATAGAAACATGGATAGAATATAAGAGGAAGAGAGAGAACGACCCTATGAGGCTTCGGCCACATCCTTACGAGTTCTACCTCTACTTCGATGTGTGA
- a CDS encoding flotillin family protein: MYEIIGAVIGGAVLLFLIWAVRYTKCGPNEVLIISGRKRKDATSKKSAGFRIIRGGGTFVWPFKETVKRMSLEIMNLDVRTSDVYTKPGVPISVEAASQVKVKGDDESIILAAENFLSRPKDDVMKTALQVLEGHTRAAISMMTPEEAYQMRRELANRSKEEASADLNRMGLEIVSLTIRNVYDNQGYLEAVGRPRTAQVKRDALIGEALADEEAKKVQYDAETKIEESRRNYEIQKAGYDASVAERKAESDLAYDLQRFKTEQKVKEEEIKVGIVEKQMATELAEKEIARKEKELYAEVVKPAEAEKLKIERLAEAEKFKLTTEADGESMAIKRRGFAEADVIKQKGVAEAETMTLKAEAWSNYNEAAVTEMFVDVLPKMAEAVAQPLAQTDKITIISQDGQSTGADRIVGDITGVIAKLPTIVESLTGTKLSDLIKKIPGLGEAFEDDDMETSETHTESESGWSEKAF; encoded by the coding sequence ATGTATGAAATAATCGGAGCAGTGATAGGTGGAGCAGTACTCCTATTCCTGATCTGGGCAGTGAGATACACCAAATGCGGGCCCAACGAGGTGCTTATCATCTCGGGTCGGAAGCGCAAGGATGCGACGAGCAAGAAGAGCGCCGGTTTCCGGATAATCAGAGGGGGCGGTACATTTGTCTGGCCTTTCAAAGAAACTGTCAAGCGGATGTCGCTGGAGATCATGAACCTTGATGTGCGCACCAGCGATGTGTACACTAAGCCAGGTGTTCCCATATCCGTGGAGGCGGCCTCGCAAGTGAAGGTGAAGGGTGATGACGAGTCCATCATCCTGGCGGCGGAGAACTTCCTCTCCAGGCCTAAGGACGACGTTATGAAGACCGCCCTTCAGGTACTTGAGGGCCACACCCGCGCGGCAATATCTATGATGACCCCGGAGGAGGCCTACCAGATGAGGCGTGAGCTCGCCAACAGATCCAAGGAGGAGGCCTCCGCTGACCTCAACAGGATGGGGCTGGAGATCGTCTCCCTGACCATAAGGAACGTTTACGACAACCAGGGCTACCTGGAGGCCGTTGGCAGGCCCCGGACAGCCCAGGTTAAGAGGGATGCGCTTATCGGTGAGGCTCTTGCTGACGAGGAGGCCAAGAAGGTCCAGTACGATGCCGAGACCAAGATAGAGGAGTCCCGTAGGAACTACGAGATACAAAAGGCCGGTTACGACGCTTCCGTTGCTGAGAGGAAGGCGGAGTCCGATCTCGCCTACGATCTGCAGAGGTTCAAGACCGAGCAGAAGGTGAAGGAAGAGGAGATCAAGGTCGGCATTGTCGAGAAACAGATGGCGACCGAGCTCGCCGAGAAGGAAATCGCCAGGAAAGAGAAGGAACTCTACGCTGAGGTGGTGAAACCTGCGGAGGCCGAGAAGCTCAAGATCGAGAGGTTGGCTGAAGCTGAGAAGTTCAAGCTGACGACCGAGGCCGATGGAGAGTCCATGGCCATCAAGCGCAGGGGATTCGCTGAGGCTGATGTGATCAAGCAGAAAGGTGTCGCGGAGGCGGAGACCATGACGCTAAAAGCTGAGGCCTGGAGCAACTATAACGAGGCGGCCGTCACCGAGATGTTCGTGGACGTCCTTCCCAAGATGGCTGAGGCAGTCGCACAGCCTCTGGCTCAGACAGATAAGATCACCATCATTTCGCAGGACGGTCAGTCTACTGGGGCGGATCGCATAGTGGGCGACATAACCGGCGTGATAGCAAAGCTCCCCACAATCGTCGAATCCCTTACAGGAACCAAGCTAAGCGATCTGATCAAGAAGATCCCTGGCCTGGGGGAGGCTTTCGAGGACGATGATATGGAGACAAGTGAAACCCACACGGAGAGTGAGAGCGGATGGTCAGAAAAAGCCTTCTGA
- a CDS encoding FAD-dependent oxidoreductase → MARKIIVIGTGAAGMPAASAARRTDKDAEINVFTDDEYIAYSPCVIPWVLEGLIDWDYMVMHDPEFYKEERNINVYTKTKVTDVDADNKKITTADGKLWEYDSLILATGGYVWVPPIEGKDLDGVFTVRTINDGKKIQASMVGAKSAVIAGAGVIGLEMALALKKVGLDVTVIEMFPQVIPRIFDKDMADMVQDYLEGEGIKFVMGTPIGSIKGENGKAVSVIAGEKEYPAEVIIMATGVRANLELPSKIGLDVGELGAIRVSPTMQPYKKGRLVPDIYLAGDVIQVESCIVPGPTMSQLGSSAVRQGIVAGTNAAGGSMIYPGVTSPWVSVIGDLQCAGTGISLGLAAYYGIDLVEGKYTGLSCARYYPGHEPVTVKILVEKGSHKVLGAQMVGKDPQMNGRVNWITAALEKGVTIEEFVIQFENAYCPPTSMVRDPAHTAAEVAMNRL, encoded by the coding sequence ATGGCTCGCAAGATAATCGTTATCGGTACCGGGGCCGCTGGAATGCCAGCCGCATCCGCTGCGCGAAGGACGGACAAGGACGCCGAGATCAATGTTTTCACGGATGACGAGTACATTGCTTACTCTCCATGCGTGATACCATGGGTCCTTGAGGGCCTCATAGACTGGGATTACATGGTGATGCACGATCCTGAGTTCTATAAGGAGGAGAGGAACATCAACGTGTACACCAAGACAAAAGTCACTGATGTGGACGCGGACAATAAGAAGATCACCACCGCAGACGGCAAGTTGTGGGAGTATGACTCCCTCATCCTAGCCACAGGTGGATATGTCTGGGTTCCGCCGATCGAGGGCAAGGACCTTGATGGGGTCTTCACGGTCAGGACCATCAACGATGGCAAGAAGATACAAGCCTCTATGGTTGGAGCCAAGTCAGCGGTCATAGCAGGTGCTGGTGTCATCGGTCTCGAGATGGCTTTGGCTTTGAAGAAGGTCGGTCTCGATGTTACCGTGATCGAGATGTTCCCTCAGGTCATCCCCAGGATATTCGACAAGGACATGGCAGACATGGTCCAGGATTACCTCGAGGGAGAGGGCATCAAATTCGTCATGGGTACTCCAATAGGTTCCATCAAGGGGGAGAATGGCAAGGCAGTATCCGTGATCGCTGGGGAAAAGGAGTACCCCGCTGAGGTGATCATCATGGCCACGGGAGTTCGCGCTAATCTGGAGCTTCCAAGCAAGATCGGACTGGATGTTGGTGAGCTGGGTGCGATAAGAGTTAGCCCCACCATGCAGCCATACAAGAAAGGCCGGCTTGTACCTGACATATACCTAGCAGGTGATGTCATCCAGGTAGAGAGTTGCATAGTCCCCGGACCAACAATGAGCCAACTTGGCTCAAGCGCGGTCAGACAGGGTATCGTGGCAGGCACGAACGCAGCCGGTGGGAGCATGATATATCCAGGGGTCACGAGCCCTTGGGTAAGTGTGATCGGGGACCTGCAGTGTGCCGGTACAGGCATCTCTCTTGGACTCGCCGCCTATTACGGAATCGATTTGGTGGAGGGCAAGTACACTGGCCTTTCCTGTGCTAGGTATTATCCAGGTCACGAGCCCGTGACCGTGAAAATCCTGGTGGAGAAGGGAAGCCATAAAGTACTGGGAGCCCAGATGGTTGGCAAGGATCCACAGATGAACGGGCGTGTCAACTGGATCACAGCAGCCCTCGAGAAGGGAGTGACCATCGAGGAGTTCGTCATTCAGTTCGAGAACGCCTACTGCCCGCCGACCAGCATGGTAAGAGACCCAGCACACACCGCTGCGGAAGTGGCCATGAACAGGCTGTAG
- a CDS encoding tyrosine--tRNA ligase, with protein MDSEERFDLLTRNAEEVVTPEELRKLLETNDRPKGYVGFEPSGLVHLGWVIISNKVRDFVDAGFDFTVFFADWHAYINDKLGGNIGTIRICARYMEDCFEALGVPRDKVNFVYAFELMDNIDYWSKVISIGKNSTLSRVKRAMTIMGREGDEAEVDTSKVMYPLMQAADIFALDVDVAYAGMDQRRAHMLAREAADKLGWKKPVALHTPLLSGLKGGDRMDPLAAKMSKSDPDSGIMIHDSPEDIRRKIKKAFCPPEAEGNPILDICRFIIFQRMDFLKIDRPEKFGGPLVFESYSALEESYVAGQLHPMDLKNGTSSALVEMLAPVREFFEKHPENLEKIREILDK; from the coding sequence ATGGACTCAGAGGAACGATTTGACCTACTGACCAGGAATGCCGAGGAGGTCGTTACCCCGGAAGAGCTGAGGAAGCTCTTGGAGACAAACGACCGACCGAAGGGCTACGTCGGTTTCGAGCCTTCGGGCCTGGTGCACCTTGGCTGGGTTATCATATCCAACAAGGTGAGAGACTTCGTCGACGCAGGATTCGACTTCACGGTGTTCTTCGCAGACTGGCACGCCTATATCAACGACAAGCTCGGTGGAAACATCGGCACCATCAGGATATGTGCCAGGTATATGGAGGACTGTTTCGAGGCACTCGGTGTGCCCAGGGACAAGGTCAATTTCGTCTATGCCTTTGAACTAATGGATAACATCGATTATTGGTCTAAGGTCATCAGCATCGGGAAGAACTCAACCCTATCCAGGGTGAAGAGAGCCATGACCATCATGGGAAGAGAGGGTGATGAGGCCGAGGTGGACACCTCCAAGGTCATGTATCCCCTGATGCAGGCGGCTGACATTTTTGCCCTGGATGTTGATGTGGCCTACGCAGGCATGGATCAGAGAAGGGCGCACATGCTGGCCAGGGAAGCCGCTGATAAACTCGGCTGGAAGAAGCCAGTAGCGTTGCATACGCCCTTGTTATCGGGGCTCAAGGGAGGTGATCGAATGGATCCTCTTGCAGCCAAGATGTCCAAGAGCGACCCCGACAGTGGGATCATGATTCACGACTCTCCCGAGGACATCAGGAGGAAGATAAAGAAGGCATTCTGCCCTCCAGAGGCAGAGGGAAATCCAATACTGGATATTTGCCGTTTCATAATATTCCAAAGAATGGACTTCCTGAAGATCGATCGTCCGGAGAAGTTCGGCGGTCCCTTGGTCTTTGAGAGCTATTCGGCACTCGAGGAATCATACGTAGCAGGACAACTGCATCCAATGGACCTCAAGAACGGGACCTCCTCCGCCCTTGTGGAGATGCTCGCTCCCGTGCGGGAGTTCTTCGAAAAACACCCGGAGAACCTGGAAAAGATCAGGGAGATCCTAGACAAGTGA